A window from Campylobacter concisus encodes these proteins:
- the hemE gene encoding uroporphyrinogen decarboxylase, with translation MIFIDACLKKPTPYTPVWMMRQAGRYLPEYMRVRAQAGDFLSLCKDYKKASEVTLQPVEILGVDAAILFSDILVVPLEMGMDLRFEKGEGPVFSEPLRDKAALDALSIEKSTKNLAYVYDTIKLTRENLAKDKALIGFCGAPWTIATYMIEGGGSKTYAICKKMLYQDPEFLHQILEKVTQALILYVKEQIRAGVNAVQIFDSWAAALEEQAYFEFGFNYINKIVDSVKAEFPEIPLIVFPKGISGYLDKISGKFDVFGVDWSTPIELAKEKLSPRYVLQGNMEPTRLYSKKAIDEGVDKILSTMEGVPHIFNLGHGILPDVPVENAKYFIKQVQTKSAR, from the coding sequence ATGATTTTTATAGACGCTTGTCTTAAAAAACCTACCCCTTATACGCCTGTTTGGATGATGCGCCAAGCCGGTAGATATTTGCCAGAGTATATGCGAGTACGCGCGCAAGCAGGGGATTTTTTATCTCTTTGCAAAGACTACAAAAAGGCTAGCGAAGTTACGCTTCAACCAGTTGAAATTCTTGGCGTTGATGCGGCGATTTTATTTAGCGACATCCTTGTTGTGCCTCTTGAAATGGGCATGGATCTACGTTTTGAAAAAGGCGAAGGGCCAGTTTTTAGTGAGCCTTTGCGTGATAAGGCCGCACTTGATGCACTTAGTATCGAAAAATCGACTAAAAATTTAGCATACGTCTATGACACGATAAAGCTCACAAGAGAAAATTTAGCCAAAGATAAGGCGCTCATTGGCTTTTGCGGCGCACCTTGGACGATAGCTACATATATGATCGAGGGTGGTGGCAGTAAAACTTATGCGATCTGCAAAAAAATGCTCTATCAAGATCCAGAATTTTTACATCAAATTTTAGAAAAAGTGACGCAAGCTCTCATCCTTTACGTCAAAGAGCAGATAAGAGCAGGCGTAAATGCGGTGCAAATTTTTGACAGCTGGGCGGCTGCGCTTGAAGAGCAGGCGTATTTTGAGTTTGGGTTTAACTACATAAACAAAATAGTTGATAGCGTCAAGGCTGAATTTCCAGAGATCCCGCTCATAGTTTTCCCAAAAGGCATAAGTGGCTATCTGGATAAAATTTCAGGCAAATTTGATGTTTTTGGCGTTGATTGGAGTACACCGATCGAACTAGCAAAAGAAAAACTTAGCCCAAGATATGTCCTTCAGGGCAATATGGAGCCAACTAGACTTTATAGCAAAAAGGCGATAGATGAGGGCGTAGATAAAATTTTAAGCACGATGGAAGGCGTGCCTCATATTTTCAATCTTGGTCATGGAATTTTGCCTGATGTGCCAGTTGAGAATGCAAAATATTTTATAAAACAGGTACAGACAAAAAGTGCAAGGTAA
- a CDS encoding YqhA family protein — MRKIFEKILLASNSFTLFPVVFGLLGAIVLFVIASYDVGKVLLEVYRYFFAADFHVENFHSEVVGEIVGAIDLYLMALVLYIFSFGIYELFISEITQLKQSKQSKVLEVHSLDELKDKLGKVIVMVLIVNFFQRVLHANFTTPLEMAYLAASILALCLGLYFLHKGDH; from the coding sequence TTGCGTAAGATATTTGAAAAAATTTTGCTTGCAAGCAACAGCTTTACACTTTTTCCAGTAGTTTTTGGACTTTTAGGTGCGATCGTGCTTTTTGTTATCGCAAGTTATGATGTCGGCAAGGTGCTTTTAGAGGTTTATAGATATTTCTTCGCCGCAGATTTTCACGTTGAAAATTTTCACTCAGAAGTCGTTGGCGAGATAGTTGGAGCGATCGATCTATACTTGATGGCACTTGTTCTTTATATATTTAGCTTCGGAATTTACGAGCTTTTCATCTCGGAGATCACTCAGCTAAAGCAGTCAAAGCAGAGCAAGGTGCTTGAAGTGCATTCACTTGATGAGTTAAAAGATAAGCTTGGCAAAGTGATCGTCATGGTCTTAATCGTAAATTTCTTCCAAAGGGTGCTTCACGCAAACTTCACAACTCCGCTTGAGATGGCATACCTTGCGGCATCTATCCTAGCACTTTGCCTTGGACTTTACTTCCTTCACAAGGGAGATCACTAA
- a CDS encoding aspartate-semialdehyde dehydrogenase, with the protein MRKFNIAVVGATGAVGEELFRVMEEVEFPVGELLPLASAKSAGSEIEFNGKYYKVKELTEKVFSEHEIDIAFFSAGGSVSEKFAKFAADSGAVVIDNTSHFRMDKDIPLVVPECNPSDIAQWKNRGIIANPNCSTIQMVQILKPLNDAFSINRVDVSTYQAASGAGKEGMEELVVQMQKFFEFKLDECEPKVFAHRLALNVIPHIDVFLDNDYTKEEMKMVNETQKILHKDIEVSATCVRVPVLRSHSEAITIHFDKDVSADAAREILSKAPSVVVVDNPANKEYPMPIISSDTNETYVGRIRVDNYRPNVLHLWCSADQIRVGAATNAVRIAQKWIAMQE; encoded by the coding sequence ATGAGAAAATTTAACATAGCGGTCGTTGGTGCTACTGGAGCTGTTGGCGAAGAGCTTTTTAGAGTGATGGAAGAGGTTGAGTTTCCAGTTGGAGAGCTTTTGCCGCTTGCTAGCGCAAAAAGTGCTGGTAGTGAGATCGAATTTAATGGCAAATATTACAAAGTAAAAGAGCTAACCGAAAAGGTTTTTAGCGAGCACGAGATAGATATCGCATTTTTTAGCGCTGGTGGCTCAGTTTCAGAAAAATTTGCCAAATTTGCAGCTGATAGTGGCGCAGTAGTCATCGATAACACTAGCCATTTTAGGATGGATAAAGACATCCCTCTTGTTGTGCCAGAGTGTAATCCAAGTGATATAGCACAGTGGAAAAACCGCGGCATTATCGCAAATCCAAACTGCTCGACTATCCAAATGGTGCAAATTTTAAAACCACTAAACGACGCTTTTAGTATCAATAGAGTCGATGTTTCTACATACCAAGCAGCAAGCGGTGCTGGCAAAGAGGGCATGGAAGAGCTTGTCGTTCAGATGCAAAAATTCTTTGAGTTTAAGCTTGATGAGTGCGAGCCAAAGGTATTTGCACACCGCCTAGCGCTAAATGTGATCCCTCACATCGATGTTTTTTTGGATAACGACTACACAAAAGAAGAGATGAAAATGGTCAATGAAACGCAAAAAATTCTTCACAAAGATATAGAAGTTAGCGCTACCTGTGTGCGTGTGCCAGTGCTTAGAAGCCACTCTGAGGCGATCACTATCCACTTTGATAAAGATGTAAGTGCGGATGCAGCAAGAGAAATTTTAAGCAAAGCTCCAAGCGTCGTTGTAGTCGATAATCCAGCAAATAAAGAGTATCCGATGCCTATCATTTCAAGTGATACAAATGAGACTTATGTCGGTAGGATCAGAGTTGATAATTACAGACCTAATGTGCTTCATCTTTGGTGTAGTGCCGATCAGATCCGCGTAGGGGCTGCGACAAATGCCGTGAGGATCGCGCAAAAGTGGATCGCGATGCAAGAGTAA
- a CDS encoding sigma-54-dependent transcriptional regulator, whose protein sequence is MNIVIVEDDINMRKSLEIALGEYEELHIKSYKSAVEALKKLSDDTDLIITDINMPKMDGLEFIKELNGKFDVIIMTGNATLNKAIESVRLGVKDFLTKPFDVSTLYEAIKRVEALKQKTPKSIKKVETKSENNGFLATSKALEATLNIALKAARTDASIMLSGESGVGKEVFAKFIHANSPRKDAAFIALNMAAIPENLIESELFGFEKGAFTDAATTKKGQFELANSGTLFLDEIGEMPINLQPKLLRTLQEREITRLGATKSEKIDVRIICATNANLELAMREGRFREDLFYRLNTIPLFIPPLRERKDEILPIAQDTLEKCCKEYGFEAKNFSKAAKEELLSYDYPGNIRELISVVQRAAILSEGDEILPKDLFLQSRSKK, encoded by the coding sequence ATGAATATCGTCATAGTAGAAGATGACATCAATATGCGAAAGTCGCTTGAGATCGCACTTGGCGAGTATGAAGAGCTACACATCAAAAGCTACAAGAGCGCAGTTGAGGCTCTAAAAAAGCTAAGCGACGACACTGATCTAATAATCACCGACATAAACATGCCAAAGATGGACGGACTTGAGTTCATTAAGGAGCTAAACGGCAAATTTGACGTCATCATAATGACTGGAAACGCCACACTTAACAAGGCGATCGAGAGCGTTAGGCTCGGCGTGAAGGACTTTTTAACCAAGCCATTTGACGTCTCGACGCTATATGAAGCGATAAAAAGGGTAGAGGCGCTAAAACAAAAAACCCCAAAAAGCATAAAAAAAGTTGAAACTAAAAGCGAAAATAACGGCTTTTTAGCCACTTCAAAAGCGCTTGAAGCGACGCTAAATATCGCGCTAAAAGCTGCAAGAACAGACGCTTCAATAATGCTTAGTGGCGAAAGCGGCGTTGGCAAGGAGGTCTTTGCTAAATTTATCCACGCAAACTCACCAAGAAAAGATGCGGCATTTATCGCTTTAAACATGGCTGCGATACCTGAAAATTTGATAGAAAGTGAGCTTTTTGGCTTTGAAAAAGGCGCTTTTACTGACGCTGCAACTACTAAAAAAGGGCAGTTTGAGCTAGCAAATAGCGGAACGCTATTTTTAGATGAGATCGGCGAGATGCCCATAAATTTACAACCAAAACTGCTTCGTACCTTGCAGGAGCGCGAGATAACAAGACTTGGCGCTACAAAGAGCGAAAAGATAGACGTTCGCATCATCTGCGCCACAAACGCAAATTTAGAGCTTGCGATGAGGGAGGGCAGGTTTAGAGAGGATCTTTTCTACCGCCTAAATACGATCCCGCTTTTCATCCCCCCACTTCGTGAGCGAAAAGACGAAATTTTACCTATCGCGCAGGATACTTTGGAAAAATGTTGCAAAGAGTATGGCTTTGAGGCTAAAAATTTCTCAAAAGCAGCAAAAGAAGAGCTTTTGAGCTACGACTATCCAGGTAACATTAGAGAACTCATCTCGGTTGTGCAAAGAGCGGCAATACTAAGCGAAGGTGATGAAATTTTGCCAAAAGATCTTTTTTTGCAATCTAGAAGTAAAAAATAA
- a CDS encoding LPP20 family lipoprotein — protein MKAKILSFALMIAIFGGCSFNGFMGEPTNTSNRNVVIQKVDKDDLREVMKKEKMIYDSAPKETTFRATGEGIAPLNSLSYAQSVTLAKRAAMADAYSQLAGKLYGVKINAEDTVRDAMLNDSSITSKVQGLVKNARIVNENFKDGLYKVNMELKIDEDKWREVFSY, from the coding sequence ATGAAGGCTAAAATTTTATCTTTTGCTTTGATGATCGCTATTTTTGGCGGCTGCTCATTTAACGGCTTTATGGGCGAGCCAACTAACACATCAAACCGCAACGTAGTTATCCAAAAGGTCGATAAAGACGATCTTAGAGAGGTGATGAAAAAAGAGAAGATGATATATGATAGCGCTCCAAAAGAGACCACTTTTAGAGCCACAGGCGAGGGCATAGCTCCGCTAAATTCGCTCTCATACGCTCAGTCGGTCACTCTTGCAAAAAGAGCGGCGATGGCGGATGCTTATTCTCAGCTTGCTGGTAAGCTTTATGGCGTAAAGATTAACGCTGAAGATACCGTAAGAGACGCGATGTTAAATGATTCATCTATCACTTCAAAGGTTCAAGGTCTTGTCAAAAACGCAAGGATCGTGAACGAAAATTTCAAAGACGGGCTTTATAAGGTAAATATGGAGCTTAAGATAGACGAAGATAAGTGGCGAGAAGTCTTTTCTTACTAA
- the gyrA gene encoding DNA gyrase subunit A, producing the protein MKDNLLELTQDIASVDIEESIKTSYLDYSMSVIVGRALPDARDGLKPVHRRILYAMDNLGVGSRSAYMKSARIVGEVIGKYHPHGDTAVYDALVRMAQKFSMRYPVVDGQGNFGSIDGDSAAAMRYTEARMTMLTEELLKDIDKDTVDFVPNYDDREVEPDVLPSRVPNLLLNGSSGIAVGMATNIPPHSLDELIDGLLLLLENKEATLEEVMEFIKGPDFPTGGIIFGKKGIIEAYRTGRGRVKLRAKTHIEKKPNKDVIVIDELPYQTNKARLIEQIAELVKDKQIEGISEVRDESDKDGIRVVIELKRDAMSDIVLNNLFKSTTMESTFGVIMLAINNKEPKVFNLIELLKLFLNHRKTVIIRRTIFELEKARARAHILEGLKIALDNIDEVIELIRNSADTAVAREGLMSKFNLSELQANAILDMRLSKLTGLEREKLEAELAELMAEIARLDEILKSETLLENLIKEELLEIKNKFKVPRVTEIVDDYDDIDIEDLIPNENMVVTITHRGYIKRVPSKQYEKQKRGGKGKVAVTTYDDDFIESFFTSNTHDTLMFVTDRGQLYWLKVYKIPEGSRTAKGKAVVNLIQLQPDEKIKAIIPTTDFDESKSLAFFTKNGIVKRTNLSEFKNIRSVGVRAISLDENDELVTALIAQTYDDMPVTDPENELSVETEVLEVEELQNEIDEDSANAEEDANSGDETMLFVVTKKGMCLKFKISKVRQMGRTARGVTGIKFKEPGDEVVGAAVIESNDQEILSISQKGIGKRTTADEYRLTNRGGKGVICMKLTSRTGDLVGVVMVDEEQDLMALTSSGKMIRVDMQSIRKAGRNTSGVIVVNVDGDDVVSIARCPKADDGEDEDEAPSEDMGLLE; encoded by the coding sequence ATGAAAGACAATCTACTTGAATTAACCCAAGATATCGCATCTGTTGATATCGAAGAGTCTATAAAAACTAGCTATCTTGACTACTCTATGAGCGTCATCGTCGGACGTGCTTTGCCTGACGCTAGAGACGGATTAAAGCCAGTTCATAGAAGAATTTTATACGCTATGGATAACCTCGGTGTTGGCAGCAGAAGTGCCTATATGAAGTCAGCTCGTATCGTCGGTGAAGTCATCGGTAAGTACCACCCACATGGTGACACAGCAGTTTATGACGCGCTTGTTCGTATGGCTCAGAAATTTTCTATGCGTTATCCAGTCGTTGATGGACAAGGAAACTTTGGCTCGATTGATGGCGACAGCGCAGCTGCGATGCGTTATACAGAAGCTAGAATGACAATGCTTACTGAAGAGCTTTTAAAAGATATCGATAAAGACACGGTTGATTTTGTGCCAAACTATGACGATAGAGAGGTTGAGCCAGATGTTTTGCCTAGCCGTGTGCCAAATTTATTATTAAACGGCTCAAGCGGTATCGCGGTCGGTATGGCGACAAATATCCCACCACACAGCCTTGATGAGCTAATAGACGGTCTTTTGCTACTTCTTGAAAACAAAGAGGCGACGCTTGAAGAGGTGATGGAATTTATAAAAGGTCCAGATTTCCCAACTGGCGGTATCATCTTTGGTAAAAAAGGCATCATAGAGGCCTACCGCACAGGTCGTGGCAGGGTCAAACTAAGAGCCAAAACTCACATAGAAAAAAAGCCAAACAAAGATGTCATCGTCATCGACGAGCTGCCTTATCAAACAAACAAAGCAAGGCTCATCGAGCAGATCGCCGAGCTTGTAAAAGATAAGCAGATAGAGGGCATCAGCGAGGTTAGAGATGAGTCTGACAAGGACGGCATCCGTGTAGTCATCGAGCTAAAACGCGACGCGATGAGCGATATCGTGCTAAACAACCTCTTTAAATCAACCACGATGGAGAGCACTTTTGGCGTTATTATGCTTGCCATTAATAACAAAGAGCCAAAGGTATTTAATCTTATCGAGCTACTTAAGCTATTTTTAAATCACAGAAAAACGGTCATCATTAGAAGAACGATATTTGAGCTTGAAAAAGCGCGTGCAAGAGCCCACATCTTAGAGGGTCTAAAGATCGCACTTGATAACATAGATGAGGTGATCGAGCTTATTAGAAATAGTGCCGATACGGCGGTTGCTAGAGAAGGCTTGATGAGTAAATTTAATCTCTCAGAACTTCAAGCAAACGCTATCCTTGATATGCGTCTAAGCAAGCTTACAGGCCTAGAGAGAGAAAAACTAGAGGCCGAGCTAGCTGAGCTTATGGCTGAGATCGCAAGACTTGATGAAATTTTAAAGAGCGAGACATTGCTTGAAAATTTGATCAAAGAAGAGCTTCTTGAGATCAAAAATAAATTTAAAGTACCAAGAGTTACTGAGATCGTTGATGACTACGATGATATCGACATCGAAGATCTCATACCAAATGAAAATATGGTCGTAACCATAACTCACCGCGGCTACATCAAGCGTGTGCCAAGCAAGCAGTACGAGAAGCAAAAACGTGGTGGCAAGGGCAAAGTAGCGGTCACGACATACGATGATGACTTTATAGAAAGCTTCTTTACTTCAAATACCCACGATACGCTTATGTTTGTGACTGACCGCGGACAGCTCTACTGGCTAAAAGTCTATAAGATCCCAGAGGGAAGCCGCACAGCAAAAGGCAAAGCAGTTGTAAATTTGATCCAGTTGCAGCCTGATGAGAAGATCAAGGCGATCATCCCAACGACTGATTTTGACGAGAGCAAATCGCTAGCATTCTTTACTAAAAATGGCATCGTAAAACGCACAAATTTAAGTGAGTTTAAAAACATCCGCTCAGTTGGCGTAAGAGCGATAAGCCTCGATGAGAACGACGAGCTAGTAACTGCGCTCATCGCTCAAACATACGATGATATGCCGGTCACCGACCCTGAAAATGAGCTAAGCGTAGAGACTGAGGTGCTTGAAGTTGAAGAGCTTCAAAACGAGATCGATGAAGATAGTGCAAATGCCGAAGAGGATGCAAACTCAGGCGATGAGACAATGCTGTTTGTCGTTACTAAAAAGGGTATGTGCCTTAAATTTAAGATCAGCAAGGTTCGCCAAATGGGCAGAACTGCACGCGGCGTAACTGGCATTAAATTTAAAGAGCCAGGCGATGAGGTCGTGGGCGCAGCAGTCATCGAAAGCAATGATCAAGAAATTTTAAGCATATCTCAAAAAGGTATCGGCAAGCGCACAACCGCTGATGAGTACCGCTTGACAAACCGCGGCGGTAAAGGCGTCATCTGCATGAAACTAACAAGCAGAACAGGCGATCTAGTGGGCGTTGTGATGGTTGATGAAGAACAAGATCTAATGGCTCTAACATCAAGCGGCAAGATGATAAGAGTCGATATGCAAAGCATCCGCAAAGCAGGACGTAACACAAGTGGCGTGATCGTCGTAAATGTCGATGGCGATGATGTTGTAAGTATTGCAAGATGCCCTAAGGCAGATGATGGCGAAGATGAGGATGAAGCACCAAGCGAAGATATGGGGCTTTTGGAATAA
- a CDS encoding SseB family protein, which yields MQEAMDKFLSNPSQQNEINLIAALKKASFFAPVLLNQALAKPDGGVVYEEEGSNIKFILLEDEGEKLSYFPAFTSKEAMKLWRNDSEQESIEIGLKEYLAMLKESSYAGVVVDAFSYDFILKKEQIAKILD from the coding sequence ATGCAAGAAGCGATGGATAAATTTTTAAGTAATCCTAGCCAGCAAAATGAGATAAATTTGATAGCGGCTTTAAAAAAGGCTAGCTTTTTCGCTCCGGTGCTTTTAAACCAAGCACTTGCAAAGCCAGATGGTGGTGTAGTTTACGAAGAAGAGGGCTCAAATATCAAATTTATTTTGCTTGAAGATGAGGGCGAAAAGCTTAGCTATTTTCCGGCATTTACAAGCAAAGAAGCGATGAAGCTTTGGCGAAATGACAGCGAGCAAGAAAGCATTGAGATAGGGCTAAAAGAGTATCTTGCGATGCTAAAAGAGAGCAGCTACGCTGGAGTCGTGGTTGATGCTTTTAGCTATGATTTTATTCTTAAAAAAGAGCAGATAGCAAAAATTTTAGACTAA
- the gmhA gene encoding D-sedoheptulose 7-phosphate isomerase: protein MLKTMIKNELEAHQKTFSEHVNLLDSLERACQMVADTLKNGKKVLICGNGGSAADAQHFAAELTGRYKSERQALPGIALTTDTSALTAIGNDYGFDYVFSRQLEALARPGDLLVAISTSGNSKNVLEAIKSAKKMGVSVLGLSGKGGGAMNEGCDLNLVVNSSDTARIQESHIFFIHTICQAVDEVFRG, encoded by the coding sequence ATGCTAAAAACGATGATAAAAAATGAGCTCGAGGCTCACCAAAAGACCTTTAGCGAGCATGTAAATTTGCTTGATAGCCTAGAGCGTGCTTGCCAGATGGTAGCTGATACGCTAAAAAATGGCAAAAAGGTGCTAATATGCGGCAACGGTGGCTCTGCGGCGGACGCTCAGCACTTTGCAGCTGAGCTAACTGGCAGATATAAAAGCGAGCGTCAAGCGCTCCCGGGCATCGCGCTAACCACTGATACTTCGGCACTTACGGCTATCGGCAACGACTACGGCTTTGATTACGTTTTTTCACGTCAGCTTGAGGCCTTGGCTCGTCCTGGCGACTTACTCGTAGCGATCTCAACAAGCGGCAACAGCAAAAACGTTCTTGAGGCTATAAAAAGTGCAAAGAAAATGGGCGTATCAGTGCTTGGACTTAGTGGCAAAGGAGGCGGAGCGATGAATGAGGGCTGCGATCTAAATTTAGTCGTTAACTCAAGCGACACTGCAAGGATACAAGAGTCGCACATATTTTTTATTCACACGATCTGCCAGGCCGTAGACGAGGTTTTTAGGGGTTAA
- the rfaE1 gene encoding D-glycero-beta-D-manno-heptose-7-phosphate kinase, translating to MAKRVKILVVGDLMLDHYIWGSCERISPEAPVQVVKINNETYTLGGAGNVVRNLLSLGANVSVASVLGDDEAGKKIKEKLAELNVKDELILTEKGRESSIKSRIMASHQQVVRIDKESVVKINLEDELVSKVKENLANFKAVLLSDYGKGVLSEKVCQEIINECVKLKIPVLIDPKGSDYSKYKNATLLTPNKKEASEATNLKIKDKAELEKAIKQLKDELNLTYSIITISEEGIALYDDKLHIFAAKAKEVFDVTGAGDTVLATLGYMLANGADIKEAIKIANLAAAVVVAKIGSATASFSEIEQLLNSSFGANFEHKLKSVEELEEILSQKGKKKVVFTNGCFDILHAGHVKYLACARELGDLLVVGLNSDASVKRLKGEARPINSQDDRACVLSGLGFVDYVVIFDEDTPLNLIAKIKPDVLVKGADYKDKEVVGSEIVKEVRLIDFVEGKSTTGIIKRIKDAKNDDKK from the coding sequence ATGGCTAAGAGAGTTAAAATTTTAGTAGTCGGCGATCTCATGCTAGATCACTATATCTGGGGCAGTTGCGAGCGCATCTCGCCTGAAGCGCCTGTGCAGGTGGTAAAGATAAATAACGAAACCTACACGCTTGGCGGCGCTGGCAATGTAGTAAGAAATTTACTCTCTCTTGGCGCAAACGTGAGCGTGGCTAGCGTCTTAGGAGATGACGAGGCTGGCAAAAAGATAAAAGAGAAGCTTGCTGAGCTAAATGTAAAAGATGAGCTCATCCTTACTGAAAAAGGGCGCGAGAGCTCGATAAAAAGCCGCATTATGGCGTCTCACCAGCAAGTTGTCAGGATCGATAAAGAGAGCGTTGTCAAGATAAATTTAGAAGATGAGCTCGTCTCAAAAGTAAAAGAAAATCTTGCAAATTTCAAGGCCGTCTTGCTAAGTGACTACGGCAAGGGCGTGCTTAGCGAAAAGGTCTGCCAAGAGATCATAAACGAGTGCGTGAAGCTAAAGATCCCAGTGCTTATCGATCCAAAAGGCAGCGACTACTCAAAGTATAAAAACGCAACCCTTCTAACGCCAAATAAAAAAGAGGCGAGCGAGGCTACAAATTTAAAGATAAAAGACAAGGCTGAGCTTGAAAAGGCGATAAAACAGCTAAAAGACGAGCTAAATTTGACCTATTCGATCATCACGATCTCAGAAGAAGGCATCGCGCTATATGATGACAAATTGCATATCTTTGCGGCAAAAGCAAAAGAGGTCTTTGACGTCACTGGCGCTGGAGATACGGTGCTGGCGACACTTGGCTACATGCTAGCAAACGGAGCTGATATAAAAGAGGCGATAAAGATAGCAAACCTTGCAGCAGCCGTAGTTGTAGCAAAGATAGGTAGCGCAACGGCTAGCTTTAGCGAGATCGAGCAGCTGCTAAATAGCTCATTTGGAGCAAATTTCGAGCACAAGCTTAAAAGCGTTGAGGAGCTAGAGGAAATTTTGAGCCAAAAGGGCAAGAAAAAGGTCGTTTTCACAAATGGCTGCTTTGATATCTTGCACGCTGGACACGTAAAATACCTAGCGTGCGCAAGGGAGCTTGGCGATCTTTTGGTCGTCGGGCTAAATTCTGATGCTTCAGTAAAGAGGCTAAAAGGCGAGGCAAGACCTATAAACTCACAAGATGATAGAGCTTGCGTGCTAAGTGGACTTGGATTTGTTGACTATGTCGTGATTTTTGACGAGGATACGCCTCTAAATTTAATAGCAAAGATAAAGCCTGACGTGCTTGTAAAAGGGGCTGATTATAAAGACAAAGAGGTCGTTGGCAGCGAGATCGTAAAAGAGGTCAGGCTCATCGACTTTGTCGAGGGTAAAAGCACGACAGGGATAATAAAAAGGATAAAAGATGCTAAAAACGATGATAAAAAATGA
- the rfaD gene encoding ADP-glyceromanno-heptose 6-epimerase, translating into MNLNGKKIVITGGAGFIGSALAHYFDENFKDAHVLVVDKFRNDETFSNGNLKSFGHFKNLLGFKGEIYAGDINDPSTLEKIKSFRPDVIYHEAAISDTTVKEQDELIKTNVNAFVNLLDICESLGTKMIYASSGATYGNAKSPQTVGECEAPNNVYGFSKLSMDNINKIYAKRGVSVVGLRYFNVFGKGEFFKNKTASMVLQFGLQILAGKTPRLFEGSDQIKRDFVYIKDIIDANIKALDAPSGVYNAATGKARSFQDIADILQREIGVNLGNEYIKNPFVGSYQFHTEADVAPAREAFGFSATWSLEEAIKDYLPEIKRIYKEELNG; encoded by the coding sequence ATGAATTTAAATGGAAAAAAGATAGTTATAACTGGTGGCGCTGGCTTTATAGGCTCGGCGCTGGCGCATTATTTTGACGAAAATTTTAAAGATGCTCACGTGCTTGTTGTGGATAAATTTAGAAATGACGAGACATTTAGCAACGGCAACCTAAAAAGCTTTGGCCATTTTAAAAATTTACTTGGTTTTAAAGGTGAAATTTACGCCGGCGACATCAATGACCCTAGCACGCTTGAGAAGATAAAAAGCTTTCGCCCAGACGTCATCTATCACGAAGCAGCGATCTCTGACACCACTGTAAAAGAGCAAGATGAGCTAATAAAAACAAATGTAAATGCCTTTGTAAATTTGCTTGATATCTGCGAGAGTTTAGGCACAAAGATGATCTACGCTAGCTCAGGGGCGACTTATGGCAACGCAAAGAGCCCACAAACAGTTGGCGAGTGCGAAGCGCCAAATAACGTCTATGGCTTTAGCAAGCTAAGCATGGATAATATCAATAAAATTTACGCAAAACGCGGTGTGAGCGTGGTTGGGCTGAGGTATTTTAACGTCTTTGGCAAGGGCGAGTTTTTCAAAAATAAAACTGCCTCGATGGTGCTTCAGTTTGGTCTGCAAATTTTAGCTGGCAAGACCCCAAGGCTCTTTGAGGGTAGCGACCAGATCAAACGCGACTTTGTCTATATAAAAGATATCATTGACGCAAACATAAAAGCGCTTGATGCGCCAAGTGGCGTCTATAACGCAGCTACTGGCAAGGCTAGAAGCTTTCAAGATATCGCTGACATCTTGCAACGCGAGATCGGCGTAAATTTAGGTAACGAATATATCAAAAACCCATTTGTGGGCTCTTATCAGTTTCACACAGAGGCCGACGTCGCCCCAGCTCGCGAGGCATTTGGCTTTAGTGCGACTTGGAGCTTAGAAGAGGCGATAAAAGACTACTTGCCAGAGATAAAGAGAATTTATAAGGAAGAGCTAAATGGCTAA